One segment of Streptomyces sp. NBC_01463 DNA contains the following:
- a CDS encoding nucleoside triphosphate pyrophosphohydrolase: MNAEDPGRIVLLTASHRVAPGLLSWPAWQTLHAAERVHCGEQDQPQLPYLREAGITVTPGVPDAQDLVDACAGGRTVVILTGGEGNQPLTDGLARLAGSGRVRMPNLELLPGSYDLPGARLLDLVQVMDRIRLECPWTSQKTHEGLAKYAIEEAYELVEAIEDGNREELREELGDVLLQVVFHARIAEEDETEPFSVDDVAATLVEKLIHRHPHVFGDETAETPEDVHAHWLRTKAIEKQRESVTDGVPLGQPGLALAAKLASRVRTAGLDVPLPQGDDGDIGYRLLALAVRAQEDGIDPEAALRAAGRAYRDAIRAAEGVG; encoded by the coding sequence GTGAACGCTGAAGACCCCGGCCGCATCGTCCTGCTCACCGCCAGCCACCGCGTCGCGCCCGGACTGCTGTCCTGGCCCGCCTGGCAGACCCTGCACGCCGCCGAGCGGGTGCACTGCGGGGAGCAGGACCAGCCGCAGCTGCCGTATCTGCGCGAGGCCGGCATCACCGTCACACCCGGCGTCCCCGACGCGCAGGACCTCGTGGACGCCTGCGCCGGCGGCCGGACCGTCGTGATCCTCACCGGCGGCGAGGGCAACCAGCCGCTGACCGACGGACTGGCCAGGCTGGCCGGTTCGGGCCGGGTCCGGATGCCGAACCTTGAGCTGCTGCCCGGTTCGTACGACCTCCCCGGCGCCCGGCTCCTCGACCTCGTCCAGGTCATGGACCGGATCCGCCTCGAATGCCCCTGGACCTCGCAGAAGACCCACGAGGGCCTCGCCAAGTACGCCATCGAGGAGGCGTACGAACTCGTCGAGGCGATCGAGGACGGCAACCGCGAGGAACTCCGCGAGGAGCTCGGGGACGTACTGCTCCAGGTCGTCTTCCACGCGCGCATCGCCGAGGAGGACGAGACCGAGCCGTTCTCCGTCGACGACGTCGCGGCCACGCTCGTCGAGAAGCTGATCCACCGCCACCCGCACGTCTTCGGCGACGAGACCGCCGAGACGCCTGAGGACGTCCATGCGCACTGGCTGCGCACCAAGGCCATCGAGAAGCAGCGCGAGTCCGTCACCGACGGGGTGCCGCTCGGCCAGCCCGGCCTGGCACTCGCCGCGAAGCTCGCGAGCCGGGTCCGTACCGCCGGACTCGACGTCCCCCTCCCGCAGGGAGACGACGGCGACATCGGCTACCGCCTTCTCGCCCTCGCCGTCCGCGCCCAGGAGGACGGCATCGACCCGGAAGCGGCACTGAGGGCCGCGGGGCGGGCGTACCGGGACGCCATCAGGGCGGCGGAGGGCGTCGGGTAG
- a CDS encoding cytochrome P450: MNDTPPPELFTWEFATDPYPAYAWLREQSPVHRTTLPSGVEAWLVTRYAEARQALADSRLSKNPAHHAEDAQGKSRTGIPGERSANLMTHLLNIDPPDHTRLRRLVSKAFTPRTIAAFGPRVQELADRLIDDFAEKGEADLIHEFAFPLPIYAICDLLGVPEEDQNDFRDWAGMMIRHGGGPRGGVARSVKKIRAYLAELIHRKRENPGDDLISGLIRASDHGEHLTENEAAAMCFVILFAGFETTINLIGNSAHAFFRNPPQRAVFQSAVQRGDNRLLDTAIEELLRFDGPVELATWRYATEPLEIGGKLIREGDPVLVVLAAADRDPDRFAEPDTLDLSRRDNQHLGYGHGIHYCLGAPLARLEGRTALETLFRRLPDLQLAVDPSDLRWRGGLIMRGLRTLPVEFTPR, from the coding sequence GTGAACGACACCCCGCCGCCCGAACTCTTCACCTGGGAGTTCGCCACCGACCCGTACCCCGCCTACGCCTGGCTGAGGGAACAGAGCCCCGTACACCGGACGACATTGCCCAGCGGCGTCGAGGCATGGCTGGTTACCCGGTACGCGGAGGCACGACAGGCCCTCGCCGACAGCCGTCTTTCGAAGAACCCGGCGCACCACGCCGAGGACGCCCAGGGAAAGAGCAGGACCGGCATCCCTGGGGAGCGCAGCGCCAACCTCATGACGCACCTGCTGAACATCGACCCGCCCGACCACACACGGCTTCGCCGGCTGGTGTCCAAGGCGTTCACGCCCCGGACGATCGCCGCGTTCGGGCCCCGCGTGCAGGAGCTGGCGGATCGGCTCATCGACGATTTCGCGGAGAAGGGGGAGGCCGACCTCATCCATGAATTCGCCTTCCCGCTGCCCATCTACGCCATCTGTGATCTGCTCGGCGTACCCGAGGAGGACCAGAACGACTTCCGCGACTGGGCGGGCATGATGATCCGGCACGGCGGCGGTCCGCGCGGCGGGGTCGCACGGTCCGTGAAGAAGATCCGCGCCTACCTCGCCGAGCTGATTCACAGGAAGCGGGAGAACCCCGGCGACGACCTGATCTCCGGCCTGATCCGGGCGAGCGACCACGGCGAGCACCTCACCGAGAACGAGGCCGCCGCGATGTGCTTCGTGATCCTCTTCGCGGGTTTCGAGACGACCATCAACCTGATCGGCAACAGCGCCCACGCGTTCTTCCGCAACCCCCCGCAGCGTGCCGTGTTCCAGAGTGCCGTCCAGCGAGGCGACAACCGTCTCCTGGACACGGCCATCGAGGAGCTGCTGCGCTTCGACGGCCCGGTGGAACTGGCCACCTGGCGCTACGCCACGGAACCTCTCGAGATCGGGGGAAAGCTGATCCGCGAAGGCGATCCCGTACTCGTCGTACTCGCAGCGGCCGACCGTGATCCGGACCGATTCGCGGAGCCCGACACACTCGATCTGTCCCGCCGGGACAACCAGCATCTGGGGTACGGGCACGGCATCCACTACTGCCTGGGTGCCCCCCTGGCGCGCCTGGAGGGCCGCACCGCCCTGGAGACCCTGTTCCGCCGCCTGCCGGACCTTCAGCTCGCGGTGGACCCCTCCGACCTGCGGTGGCGGGGCGGACTCATCATGCGCGGTCTGCGCACACTCCCGGTCGAGTTCACACCGCGGTGA
- a CDS encoding recombinase family protein: MPIVARPRRPESATIVVAKYTRVSTRDQLDGFGLEDQNAISDGWLARHPEADVYDAYVDEAVSGALDSRPERDRLVLDARKRRFNRILVPKVDRIGRTARAVYQWAWDMADLGVHFISVSESIDTSTESGWSRFMQHVSFSEMEWRRIKERTFAGRELKISYGGWPGGPAPYGYKIAQDTYVVGDRRKKFSVLVTDEYESKVLFVAVELIVDHGMNISEACDELNQRRLYTRSGVPWGPANLRSRLHGETIHSGYVTYRKTTRGTGRSTTQCREDGTPVHGDQARIGVPPILPQERAGRLMETLKKIGFKNGRIHAQIYPLSGRIDSLCGSVYIGAGRREKARADRCKGMAKKGEHCGEPCFNAAEIEGVAWAEMAKLIKEESQLQVMAAEWVSSFPGDKGKYEKRVTDFGDRIAKQEDLIHQQVPAYMKAGIDPLVLKAGLKEMQRELDEYRKQKRIAEEWLQTYAKSERQARNLVDLVNNPRERFDIMTPAERKEVFDMFNIRVTPGTMENTAKPGVKCEITQWHHETATLVPPDPTDEEWEAVLTVLHRLLSGKSKKHFTSKYDIRAQFCGMLHRLRQGLSWVDMPQAWGPIDPMRERQLFWWKRGAWPEVMAVLGADRRGVEAYRRPTLPQLTVTGELRGSLLSARSEAPKGRGAP; the protein is encoded by the coding sequence ATGCCCATTGTGGCACGCCCGCGCCGGCCTGAATCTGCCACGATCGTGGTGGCGAAGTACACGCGCGTTTCCACCCGCGACCAGCTCGACGGATTCGGTCTCGAAGACCAGAACGCCATCTCCGATGGGTGGCTTGCCCGCCATCCGGAGGCCGACGTCTATGACGCGTACGTGGACGAAGCGGTGTCCGGTGCGCTGGACAGCCGCCCGGAGAGGGACCGGCTCGTCCTCGACGCGCGTAAACGACGCTTCAACCGCATCCTTGTCCCCAAGGTGGACCGCATCGGCCGGACGGCCCGTGCTGTGTACCAGTGGGCTTGGGACATGGCGGACCTCGGCGTCCACTTCATTTCGGTCAGCGAGAGCATCGACACCAGCACGGAGTCCGGCTGGTCCCGGTTCATGCAGCACGTCAGCTTCTCCGAGATGGAGTGGCGTCGCATCAAGGAGCGGACCTTCGCGGGCCGCGAGCTGAAGATCAGTTACGGGGGCTGGCCCGGCGGCCCAGCCCCCTACGGCTACAAGATTGCGCAGGACACCTACGTGGTGGGCGACCGCCGGAAGAAGTTCAGTGTGCTGGTCACCGATGAGTACGAATCCAAGGTGCTCTTCGTCGCTGTCGAACTCATCGTCGACCACGGTATGAACATCTCCGAGGCCTGCGACGAGCTCAACCAGCGCAGGCTCTACACCCGAAGCGGTGTGCCGTGGGGGCCTGCGAACCTCCGCAGCCGCCTCCACGGCGAAACCATCCACAGTGGCTACGTCACCTACCGAAAGACCACCCGAGGCACCGGCAGGAGCACCACCCAGTGCCGTGAAGACGGCACCCCCGTCCACGGTGACCAGGCCAGAATCGGCGTGCCGCCCATCCTGCCCCAGGAACGTGCCGGACGTCTTATGGAGACGCTCAAGAAGATTGGCTTCAAGAACGGCCGCATCCACGCCCAGATCTACCCCTTGAGCGGACGGATCGACAGCCTGTGCGGTTCGGTCTACATCGGCGCCGGTCGGCGCGAGAAGGCGCGCGCCGACCGCTGCAAGGGTATGGCGAAGAAGGGGGAGCACTGCGGAGAGCCGTGCTTCAACGCGGCAGAGATCGAAGGTGTCGCCTGGGCCGAAATGGCCAAGCTCATCAAGGAAGAATCCCAACTCCAGGTGATGGCGGCCGAGTGGGTCAGCAGCTTCCCGGGGGACAAGGGGAAGTACGAGAAGCGTGTTACCGACTTCGGCGACAGAATCGCGAAGCAGGAGGACCTCATCCACCAGCAGGTCCCCGCGTACATGAAGGCTGGCATCGACCCCCTCGTGCTCAAGGCGGGGCTGAAAGAGATGCAGCGGGAGCTGGACGAGTACCGGAAGCAGAAGCGCATCGCTGAAGAGTGGTTGCAGACGTACGCGAAGTCCGAGCGTCAGGCACGCAACCTTGTCGACCTCGTGAACAACCCCCGCGAGCGCTTCGACATCATGACGCCGGCGGAGCGCAAGGAAGTCTTCGACATGTTCAACATCCGTGTCACGCCCGGGACGATGGAGAACACGGCGAAGCCGGGCGTCAAGTGCGAGATCACCCAATGGCACCACGAAACGGCCACCCTCGTGCCTCCCGACCCGACGGACGAGGAGTGGGAGGCCGTCCTCACGGTGCTTCACAGGCTCCTGTCCGGAAAGTCGAAGAAGCACTTCACATCGAAGTACGACATCCGCGCGCAGTTCTGCGGCATGCTCCACCGGCTCCGGCAAGGGCTGTCATGGGTCGACATGCCTCAGGCATGGGGGCCCATCGACCCCATGCGGGAACGTCAGCTCTTCTGGTGGAAGAGAGGTGCCTGGCCCGAGGTCATGGCGGTTCTGGGTGCGGACCGCAGGGGCGTTGAGGCGTATCGGCGTCCGACTCTGCCCCAGCTCACGGTCACAGGAGAGCTCCGTGGCAGCCTGCTGTCGGCACGGAGTGAAGCCCCCAAGGGCAGGGGGGCGCCATGA